The genomic stretch GAAGTTTTACAAAGTATGTAATACTAAGTATGGCCTTCTAATTTTGATTCATTCAGCTAACGTACCGTACTAGAACCTACTTGGTATCCTCATTCCCCGTCCAATGGAACCAATGATTTCAAGCTTAGTGCAGGCTCTTCGACAGTTCTCTCGATGCTTCATACCATGGATCCAAGAAAGCACAATACACATTCCTCTGGCCATGAGTGAAGCTAAAGTGCAAGGTCAGTTTTTGTCCTATCGATGAGTCCTAGTCTCATAACTGTGATTGTGTAAACGCAGCTGGCAAGATGTTTACCAAATGcttaagaagacaaacagccaTGACACATCTCTGTCAAGTCAGACTTCACTTTCTATTTCATCCATCCATAAATAAAGGTCTTTTCTTGGTAGGCATGTAATAGCCACTTTAATAGATCTGAAAATATTGAAGGCATGCTGCATGACTGGAAGTCTCTTGATCTAGAGAGCATCAACCAGCAGGTCCTATGGGCAAGCAATGCTAGAACAGAGGAAGACTTTGAGTGCTTGGAACAAGGTAAACCTATTGACACATTACTGTCACAGCAACGGGTGCAATATGGTACCACTTGGTGTAGCGGAGGCAGAGTTCGAGGGCCTTATTGGTCATTCAATAACACTCATGGTTGACTGGGTTAGTGGAATGATGGACAAGGCAATACTTCAGGTATTGACAGTTCATGGTATTACTGCTTTCAAAATGATTGGGTAAACACATGGGCACACTGCATGTTTAGTTGAGTGCGTCACGTGTTTGCAAGTTCGAGGTAGCAGCACAGAACTTCTTTCTTAAGTGGACATTTGTCAGCAACAAGATCGTTCGTGACTTGACACTGAAAAGTGCAGAAAGTTTTGGTAAGAAAGACATGCAGACTGAGAGATCTATGAGACATATTGTACAGCAATGGATCAATGtaacagacaactagacagacagacagacagacagacagatagtcaaACACgaagattgacaaacagatacatgtaCTAGTATATAGTTGAAAATCACTCTTCTAATGACTGGTCATCACCTTGACTTTAAAGGTTCGTTCCACTTGATTCAGACTGTTCTCAACGAGTACATCTTGTATCTTCTGGaagcacacacaaatgagGTAATGGAAGCTGACTTGACAACAAATGCACAAGCCAGTTCAAAACCAGGTAAATATACAGCAGTTACATTGCACCACAAACACATGACATACTGGGCTCTCCTATAGACAATGAAGTTGAACTTTCATATGCTGTGCAAGTTGAGTTTCTTCCAGAAGTGCTCTCTGCAGCAAAATCTGTGTCGGCTGAATCACATCTGCTGGCCTCTCACATTCCCATTTCTTCCTTTCAACATCCCCAGTTGATCTTCAGCCAATGCCCTATCCCATCAGACACAGCATCCTACCCAGATATGAATGAACATGAACAGcaaaacatcatcatcacttcCTTCCACCCTTCCCAGATAATCACTCCACTGGCTTGCAACATTGATGATCATACATATAGTTGTAAAACAGACATGAAGGAGAAATCACCTACTAAAGCAGATCTCGGTGTCTTGCCacgacaacaacaatgtcATAAAAGTGGAAACAAAGAGGACCAGCTAATCAACAATAGAATAGATCAACAGGGAGTTGTGCAATCTGCAGGAAGTCTACACCACGTCTGAGCAAAAGTGCTAAACTTATACCTGGTGGACACATACCATTGATACCTCAGCCACAACACTTCCTGTTAGTACTTGTCACATGCGTATATCAACAAATGAACAGAAAGAAGCAAATATGTTGTCATATGAAGCTAATCTACCTACCAGACTTCATAGTATTTTCTGTCATAAAATATTTAGAAGTTGTGTATTTATTGAGAGCACAAAGAAGGAAGGAAAGATTTAGATATTTAACTGTTGTATTTCTATATGTATAACTAGTGGTGGAGTATTAATAGTGTTGCCATTGTCACTAACTGCTTCACGTCAAATAATCATTAATCTCACAACATAAACAACCATCTACAATACCCAACAAGGTTATCCATGTGCCAGattttctgtctatttgtttcaCATCTAGCTTCATTCCATGATAATCTTTTCACTCTCTCCAAATGCAATAACACATTGCATGCCACTTCATCCATTTATCATGACTAAAACTAAGTGGCGTGACACACATAATTGGAGACAACCTGAAGATTACTGGAAATGAGGTACGACACATCACATCTTATAATATCAACTCTGCTGCAATACAAATGAGTCAATGTCAAAAGTAAAACAAATAAAGCTGATCTGAGTctcacacagacaagcagaacAGAATGTAAACACTGGATTATGTCAGGAGTCTCAATGTTGCCATGCAACAAGATTTTCTATCGCTGGCTTGTCCAGATACATAAAAGTCCAGTCTGGCATTAGTGTTACTTCAAGACCTTCAAGAAATGCAGGAGCTTCTGCGCCATCCAGTACATACTTCAATGATATTTTGCAGCAACTGTGTTCTTTAGCAAACTGTAAACGATAAACACAATTGAATTTGAAACAGCTGACTATAGATAGATATTTTGTGCATGAAGCACAAGATTGTAGAGTAGAATGCTTCACACAGCAAGCACACAATACGtcatacatacacaatacaTGCTACTTACCACACATTACACGCAGTACATTATACATACAATACTTTATACATCAGTATCCATGCATCAGGTGAATGTCATATGTAAGTCCTTTTCTGAGACTGTCTTGTATATCTGCTTGTCTTTTAAATGTCTAGTGCAGTGCTACCCATTCTGTTTATCACTTCATCACGATTTATCTGCTGCCTGTAAATCTGTTCGTGAAAACTGGATGAAATTGCAACCACTTGCATGTTCACCGATTACGATACACAAACTGTCTCTAACAAGCATGTTTGTGCTCACTTCAGCAATTTTCTTAATCAGAGCTGTTTCAATGTCTGAATCTATGCATAACATGCAGTAACAACAACTGCAATAACAAGCCACTCTTGATCACACCACACCACTTACCCTTGTGTGTTTTCTTCACATAGAAATCCTCTACATGAACAATTAGACCTGCAGCAAGTATAGTTGAATAACTGAAAGAAAATGAACTGAATCCTACCAGCTCTTCATCATCTAGAAtcacaaacatgcagacagccAGACTGAGAGAA from Corticium candelabrum chromosome 21, ooCorCand1.1, whole genome shotgun sequence encodes the following:
- the LOC134196466 gene encoding transcription factor RFX4-like translates to MADLVAVVHPSTALAQSETVIGVPTHATASSSSPGKGFTTGESYSSNVYLSNGRIQSPITIQWLLENFEECERGSLPRNSLYSLYCDYCNQTRLTAVNAASFGKLVRQTFPFIRTRRLGTRGQSKYHYYGIRVKSISPYFNYFDTLVQRGVFSASRRQYSPSRAESPVSPYYLLTGSHCALNAEHIRSCHPDLDPNSLLPELPTAYHIILPSYIPPDKMQTFLVMYQAHCQILVEVILQANFLEIEGHLKQFWHGIPTNLISILDCPAVIDQIALFDWKFYKNLLGILIPRPMEPMISSLVQALRQFSRCFIPWIQESTIHIPLAMSEAKVQAGKMFTKCLRRQTAMTHLCQACNSHFNRSENIEGMLHDWKSLDLESINQQVLWASNARTEEDFECLEQAEAEFEGLIGHSITLMVDWVSGMMDKAILQLSASRVCKFEVAAQNFFLKWTFVSNKIVRDLTLKSAESFGSFHLIQTVLNEYILYLLEAHTNEVMEADLTTNAQASSKPDNEVELSYAVQVEFLPEVLSAAKSVSAESHLLASHIPISSFQHPQLIFSQCPIPSDTASYPDMNEHEQQNIIITSFHPSQIITPLACNIDDHTYSCKTDMKEKSPTKADLGVLPRQQQCHKSGNKEDQLINNRIDQQGVVQSAGSLHHV